Proteins encoded together in one Centropristis striata isolate RG_2023a ecotype Rhode Island chromosome 6, C.striata_1.0, whole genome shotgun sequence window:
- the LOC131973299 gene encoding histone H2B 1/2, protein MPETTVKAPKKGSKKAVSKSVSKSGKKRRRTRKESYAIYVYKVLKQVHPDTGISSKAMGIMNSFVSDIFERIAGEASRLAHYNKRSTITSREIQTAVRLLLPGELAKHAVSEGTKAVTKYTSSK, encoded by the coding sequence ATGCCTGAGACCACCGTGAAAGCGCCCAAGAAGGGCTCCAAGAAAGCCGTGTCTAAGAGCGTCAGCAAGTCCGgcaagaagaggagaaggactAGGAAGGAGAGCTACGCCATCTACGTGTACAAGGTGCTGAAGCAGGTCCACCCCGACACCGGCATCTCCTCCAAGGCCATGGGCATCATGAACTCGTTTGTCAGCGACATCTTTGAGCGCATCGCCGGTGAGGCCTCCCGTCTGGCTCACTACAACAAACGCTCCACCATCACGTCCAGGGAGATCCAGACCGCCGTCCGCCTGCTGCTGCCCGGGGAGCTGGCCAAGCACGCCGTGTCTGAGGGCACCAAGGCCGTCACCAAGTACACCAGCTCCAAGtag
- the LOC131973281 gene encoding histone H1-like: MAEAEAAPAAPAKAAKKKKKVSKARPAGPSVRDLIVAAVAACKERGGMSLAAIKKALAAGGYDVDKNKVRVKTAIKALVLKGTLSQTKGTGASGSFKMSKKAAEPKAKKPAAKKAPAKAKKAPTKAKKPAAAKKTKKAPAKKPAAAKKSPKKAKKPAKSPKKATKPSKSPKKVAAKKPAAKKSPAKKAAAKPKAKKAAPKKK; encoded by the coding sequence ATGGCAGAAGCAGAAGCAGCTCCCGCCGCCCCGGCCAAAGcagcgaagaagaagaagaaggtttcCAAAGCGAGGCCGGCTGGTCCCAGCGTCAGAGACCTCATCGTTGCAGCAGTGGCCGCATGCAAGGAGCGGGGCGGCATGTCTCTGGCCGCCATCAAGAAGGCTCTGGCTGCCGGCGGATACGACGTGGACAAGAACAAGGTCCGCGTCAAGACCGCCATCAAAGCCCTGGTCCTTAAGGGGACTCTGAGCCAGACTAAAGGGACCGGGGCCTCCGGATCCTTCAAGATGAGCAAGAAGGCCGCCGAGCCCAAAGCCAAGAAGCCTGCAGCCAAGAAAGCTCCTGCTAAAGCCAAGAAAGCTCCTACTAAAGCCAAGAAACCCGCAGCGGCCAAGAAGACCAAGAAAGCGCCAGCTAAGAAACCCGCAGCAGCGAAGAAATCTCCCAAGAAGGCCAAGAAACCCGCAAAGAGCCCCAAGAAGGCCACCAAGCCCAGCAAGAGCCCCAAGAAGGTGGCAGCCAAAAAGCCTGCAGCCAAGAAATCCCCTGCGAAGAAAGCTGCTGCTAAACCCAaagccaagaaggcagcacccAAGAAGAAGTGA
- the LOC131973296 gene encoding histone H2A, translating to MSGRGKTGGKARAKAKTRSSRAGLQFPVGRVHRLLRKGNYAQRVGAGAPVYLAAVLEYLTAEILELAGNAARDNKKTRIIPRHLQLAVRNDEELNKLLGGVTIAQGGVLPNIQAVLLPKKTEKAAKK from the coding sequence ATGAGCGGAAGAGGCAAAACCGGAGGCAAAGCCAGAGCTAAGGCCAAGACCCGCTCCTCTCGGGCCGGGCTCCAGTTCCCAGTCGGTCGTGTCCACAGGCTGCTGCGTAAAGGAAACTATGCGCAGCGTGTGGGAGCCGGCGCCCCCGTCTACCTGGCGGCTGTGCTGGAGTACCTGACCGCTGAGATCCTGGAGCTGGCTGGAAACGCTGCCCGCGACAACAAGAAGACCCGGATCATCCCCCGTCACCTGCAGCTGGCTGTCCGCAACGACGAGGAGCTCAACAAGCTGCTGGGTGGAGTCACCATCGCTCAGGGCGGCGTGCTGCCCAACATCCAGGCTGTTCTGCTGCCCAAGAAGACCGAGAAGGCCGCCAAGAAGTAA
- the LOC131973305 gene encoding histone H4, with protein sequence MSGRGKGGKGLGKGGAKRHRKVLRDNIQGITKPAIRRLARRGGVKRISGLIYEETRGVLKVFLENVIRDAVTYTEHAKRKTVTAMDVVYALKRQGRTLYGFGG encoded by the coding sequence ATGAGTGGCAGAGGAAAGGGAGGGAAAGGACTCGGTAAAGGAGGCGCAAAGCGTCACCGGAAGGTTCTCCGTGATAACATCCAGGGGATCACCAAGCCCGCTATCCGCCGTCTGGCTCGCCGTGGTGGAGTGAAGCGGATCTCCGGCCTGATCTACGAGGAGACCCGTGGTGTGTTGAAGGTCTTCCTGGAGAACGTGATCCGTGATGCCGTCACCTACACCGAGCACGCCAAGAGAAAGACGGTGACCGCCATGGATGTGGTGTATGCTCTCAAGAGGCAGGGACGCACTCTGTACGGCTTCGGAGGTTAA
- the LOC131973282 gene encoding histone H1-like: MAEAEAAPAAPAKAAKKKKKVSKARPAGPSVRELIVAAVAACKERGGMSLAAIKKALAAGGYDVDKNKVRVKTAIKALVLKGTLSQTKGTGASGSFKMSKKAAEPKAKKPAAKKAPTKAKKPAAAKKTKKAPAKKPAAAKKSPKKAKKPAKSPKKATKPSKSPKKVAAKKPAAKKSPAKKAAAKPKAKKAAPKKK; encoded by the coding sequence ATGGCAGAAGCAGAAGCAGCTCCCGCCGCCCCGGCCAAAGcagcgaagaagaagaagaaggtttcCAAAGCGAGGCCGGCTGGTCCCAGCGTCAGAGAGCTCATCGTTGCAGCAGTGGCCGCATGCAAGGAGCGGGGCGGCATGTCTCTGGCCGCCATCAAGAAGGCTCTGGCTGCCGGCGGATACGACGTGGACAAGAACAAGGTCCGCGTCAAGACCGCCATCAAAGCCCTGGTCCTTAAGGGGACTCTGAGCCAGACTAAAGGGACCGGGGCCTCCGGATCCTTCAAGATGAGCAAGAAGGCCGCCGAGCCCAAAGCCAAGAAGCCTGCAGCCAAGAAAGCTCCTACTAAAGCCAAGAAACCCGCAGCGGCCAAGAAGACCAAGAAAGCGCCAGCTAAGAAACCCGCAGCAGCAAAGAAATCTCCCAAGAAGGCCAAGAAACCCGCAAAGAGCCCCAAGAAGGCCACCAAGCCCAGCAAGAGTCCCAAGAAGGTGGCAGCCAAAAAGCCTGCAGCCAAGAAATCTCCTGCGAAGAAAGCTGCTGCCAAACCCAaagccaagaaggcagcacccAAGAAGAAGTGA
- the LOC131973275 gene encoding cilia- and flagella-associated protein 100-like, with protein sequence MEKEQRKQRVQRISLVEQVTVRTSRKEDIDRERVLLEIYLMEKRSEIRTINKAMREQQKSLKLLIEILKKENWILEKSLKTTEEKSAEDRILFEKANKSKRENISAIETLNEAKKALKREATTRQYELTEYKRYYNILYKLSPPEWREAQEAKVQSDGDTKQGVKSSPGRELPSIREPTMSSAHSHTLACSVPLLQEKSELYFSDPQQLLDVRMELTAQTLSLIDHSTRADKTVEKLRQAKETTLKKNEEEDRKMTMQVNDMKDRLDQEKERVANLQRKVQLYDSLKATDQDVMLDALDVKVTDVYSCCVDRRLTNLTALEKLSIFEYRMYSLLQQIEKMPEDVLKALRQIKDSKRKHRLLEEKLRLEREKQREMMEKCRKRSQCDPHKKSGRKLLPRCIPVQRKIQVSEDDSTAEEELRAYLFTEDV encoded by the exons ATGGAGAAAGAGCAGAGGAAACAACGTGTCCAGAGGATCTCCCTGGTGGAACAAG TGACTGTGAGGACCAGCAGGAAAGAAGACATTGATCGGGAGAGAGTCCTTTTAGAG ATATATCTAATGGAGAAACGGTCAGAAATTAGAACAATTAACAAAGCTATGAGAGAACAGCAGAAAAGTCTGAAACTTCTTATAGAGATCCTAAAGAAAGAGAATTGGATCCTTGAGAAGTCACTCAAGACGACTGAGGAGAAGTCTGCAGAAGACAGAATACT ttttgaaaaagcaaaCAAGTCCAAACGAGAGAACATTTCTGCAATTGAGACCTTGAACGAAGCTAAAAAGGCTTTAAAGAG GGAAGCCACCACGCGTCAGTATGAGCTGACTGAATATAAGAGATACTACAACATTCTGTATAAGCTGTCGCCTCCAGAGTGGCGTGAGGCTCAGGAGGCTAAAGTCCAGTCTGATGGAGACACTAAGCAGG GTGTGAAGTCCAGTCCAGGTAGAGAGCTGCCTTCCATCAGAGAGCCCACCATGTCCTCCGCCCACAGCCACACACT AGCTTGCAGTGTGCCCCTCCTGCAGGAGAAGTCGGAGCTTTACTTCTCCGACCCCCAGCAGCTGCTGGATGTGAGGATGGAGCTGACAGCTCAGACCTTGTCCCTGATCGATCACTCTACCAGGGCAGATAAGACAGTGGAGAAGCTCCGGCAGGCTAAAGAGACGACCTTGAAGAAAAA TGAGGAGGAGGATAGGAAGATGACAATGCAGGTAAATGACATGAAGGACAGACTGGAtcaagagaaggagagagttgCAAATCTCCAAAGGAAGGTTCAGCTCTATGACTCATTAAAAGCAACGGACCAG GATGTGATGTTGGATGCTCTGGATGTGAAGGTGACAGATGTGTATAGCTGCTGCGTGGATAGGCGCCTGACCAACCTCACCGCCTTAGAGAAGCTGTCCATCTTTGAGTACCGGATGTATTCACTGCTCCAGCAAATTGAGAAGATGCCTGAGGACGTGTTGAAGGCACTGAGGCAGATCAAGGACAGTAAAAGGAAACACAG GCTGCTGGAAGAAAAGCTGAGactggagagagagaagcagagagaaatGATGGAGAAGTGCAGAAAGCGATCACAGTGTGACCCCCACAAAAAA AGTGGAAGAAAGCTCCTGCCTAGATGCATTCCTGTTCAGAGGAAGATCCAAGTCAGCGAAGACGACAGCACTGCTGAGGAAGAACTCCGTGCCTACCTCTTCACTGAGGACGTATAG
- the LOC131973289 gene encoding histone H3, with translation MARTKQTARKSTGGKAPRKQLATKAARKSAPATGGVKKPHRYRPGTVALREIRRYQKSTELLIRKLPFQRLVREIAQDFKTDLRFQSSAVMALQESSEAYLVGLFEDTNLCAIHAKRVTIMPKDIQLARRIRGERA, from the coding sequence ATGGCACGAACCAAGCAGACCGCCCGTAAATCCACCGGAGGCAAAGCCCCCAGGAAGCAGCTGGCCACCAAGGCTGCCCGTAAGAGCGCCCCGGCCACCGGCGGCGTGAAGAAGCCTCACCGTTACAGGCCCGGTACCGTGGCTCTGAGAGAGATCCGTCGCTACCAGAAATCCACCGAGCTGCTGATCCGCAAGCTGCCCTTCCAGCGCCTGGTCCGAGAAATCGCTCAGGACTTCAAGACCGACCTGCGCTTCCAGAGCTCCGCTGTCATGGCTCTGCAGGAGTCCAGCGAGGCTTACCTGGTCGGCCTCTTCGAGGACACCAACCTGTGCGCCATCCACGCCAAGAGGGTCACCATCATGCCCAAAGACATCCAGCTGGCCCGGCGCATCCGCGGAGAGCGCGCTTAG
- the LOC131973297 gene encoding histone H2A, whose translation MSGRGKTGGKARAKAKTRSSRAGLQFPVGRVHRLLRKGNYAQRVGAGAPVYLAAVLEYLTAEILELAGNAARDNKKTRIIPRHLQLAVRNDEELNKLLGGVTIAQGGVLPNIQAVLLPKKTEKAAKK comes from the coding sequence ATGAGCGGAAGAGGCAAAACCGGAGGCAAAGCCAGAGCTAAGGCCAAGACCCGCTCCTCTCGGGCCGGGCTCCAGTTCCCGGTCGGTCGTGTCCACAGGCTGCTGCGTAAAGGAAACTATGCGCAGCGTGTGGGAGCTGGCGCCCCCGTCTACCTGGCGGCTGTGCTGGAGTACCTGACCGCTGAGATCCTGGAGCTGGCTGGAAACGCTGCCCGCGACAACAAGAAGACCCGGATCATCCCCCGTCACCTGCAGCTGGCTGTCCGCAACGACGAGGAGCTCAACAAGCTGCTGGGTGGAGTCACCATCGCTCAGGGCGGCGTGCTGCCCAACATCCAGGCTGTTCTGCTGCCCAAGAAGACCGAGAAGGCCGCCAAGAAGTAA